A genomic segment from Castor canadensis chromosome 1, mCasCan1.hap1v2, whole genome shotgun sequence encodes:
- the LOC141420951 gene encoding LOW QUALITY PROTEIN: olfactory receptor 51F1-like (The sequence of the model RefSeq protein was modified relative to this genomic sequence to represent the inferred CDS: substituted 1 base at 1 genomic stop codon) codes for MLQVQXNMKLLSNLTSKFPTFSLTGIPGLESAHAWISIPFCCFYAIALSGNSMILFVITTQHSLHEPMCYFLSMLSATDLGLTVSTMSTTLGILWFNAREITLDACIIQMFFLHGFTFTESGVLVAMAFDCYVAICDPLGYTTILTNSRVIQMGLLVIIRSVLLIVPLLLLLKPLSFCKMNTLSHSYCYHPDVIKLACSDTQANSTFGLVDLLLTTGIDTPCIVLSYILILRSVLNIASPKEQYKVFSTCISHIGAVAVFYIPMMSLSLIHRYGHSAPKVAHSIMASVYLLLPPVLNPIIYSVKTKQIRGTIFSLLLTK; via the coding sequence ATGCTACAAGTCCAGTAAAACATGAAATTACTGAGTAACTTGACATCTAAATTCCCAACATTCTCATTGACTGGCATTCCTGGCCTAGAGTCTGCCCATGCCTGGATCTCCATCCCCTTCTGTTGTTTTTATGCCATTGCCCTCTCTGGGAACAGCATGATCCTGTTTGTCATTACTACCCAGCACAGTCTCCATGAACCCATGTGCTATTTCCTCTCCATGCTGTCAGCCACCGACCTGGGCTTGACTGTTTCTACAATGTCAACAACACTGGGTATCCTCTGGTTTAATGCAAGAGAAATCACTCTAGATGCCTGCATTATCCAGATGTTTTTTCTTCATGGATTTACTTTTACGGAATCTGGTGTGCTCGTGGCTATGGCTTTTGACTGCTATGTAGCAATCTGTGACCCTCTTGGGTACACTACAATTCTTACTAATTCCAGAGTCATTCAGATGGGTCTCCTAGTGATTATACGAAGTGTGTTATTAATAGTTCCTCTACTTTTGCTCCTTAAGCCTCTCTCTTTCTGTAAAATGAATACACTTTCCCACTCCTACTGTTACCATCCAGATGTGATTAAATTAGCATGTTCAGACACTCAGGCCAACAGCACCTTTGGATTGGTTGATCTCCTTCTAACAACAGGGATAGATACACCATGCATTGTGCTATCTTACATCTTGATCCTTCGCTCTGTCCTCAATATTGCCTCCCCCAAAGAACAGTACAAGGTCTTTAGCACCTGTATCTCCCACATCGGAGCAGTTGCTGTTTTCTACATCCCCATGATGAGCCTGTCCTTGATACATCGCTATGGTCACTCTGCCCCCAAAGTGGCCCATTCAATTATGGCCAGTGTATACCTGCTTTTACCCCCTGTGCTGAACCCCATCATCTATagtgtaaaaacaaaacagatccgTGGGACTATATTTAGTCTTCTCCTTACAAAATAA